Below is a window of Yersinia kristensenii DNA.
TTATCCACCTGCGGTAAACCGACCTCGGCTGAAGAAGATAGCAACCCAGTGGTGGCGTAGCTAAAGAGCTTCTTACGGGTATCGGTGATATCCAGGTTACGCATAGTCAACTGACCGATACGGTCATCTGGTGAAAATACAGAATCACCTTTTTCCATGGTCAAGCGCTCTGGCTGATAAGTGAGATTGTCAGACACAGTATTCAGAATCGAATAGTCATTACCACGACGTAGCTCCAGTGTTACTTCACCGGTTATTTCGCTAGCAACCCAACGTTGAGCCGAGTCACGCAGCATCAGCGCTTGTGGATCGAACCAACGTCCTTGATACAGCAAGCGGCCCAGAACACGACCATTAGCATGGTATTGCTCAATGGTGTCTTCGTTATGAATACCGGTCAGCAGGCGTTCATAAGCAATATGCAGCAATGCCATTCCTGGGGCTTCGTAAATACCGCGACTTTTAGCTTCGATAATACGGTTTTCAATTTGGTCGCTCATTCCCAAACCATGACGTCCACCAATACGATTGGCTTCCATCATCAGCTCTACACTGTCTTCAAACACCACACCATTTAATGCAACCGGATAACCGCGCTCAAAACGGACCGACACTTCTTCCGCTTTCACCACCACATTTTCGTCCCAGAATTTTACGCCCATAATAGGGTTAACGATTTTGACGCTAGAATTCAAGAATTCCAGATCTTTGGCTTCGTGAGTCGCACCCAACATGTTGGAGTCAGTGGAATAAGCTTTCTCGGTCGACATTTTGTAGTCGAAACCGGATTGAATCATAAATTCGGACATCTCATGGCGACCGCCCAATTCATCGATAAAATCGGTATCCAGCCAGGGTTTGTAAATTTTCAGTTCAGCATTAGTCAACAGACCGTAACGATAGAAACGCTCTATATCATTACCTTTATAAGTGCTGCCATCACCCCAGATATTCACACCATCTTCTTTCATGGCGGCAACCAGCATGGTGCCGGTCACAGCACGGCCTAGTGGGGTGGTGTTGAAGTAAGTCACACCTGCGGTGGTGTTGTGGAAAGCACCACATTGAATCGCGGCAATACCTTCAGCAACCAGTTGCTTACGGCAATCAATCAGACGAGCTTTCTCTGCACCGTACTCCATTGCTTTACGCGGAATAGCTTCGTAATCTTCTTCATCAGGCTGACCCAGATTAGCCGTATAAGCGTAAGGAATTGCCCCTTTTTTCTGCATCCATAATAGGGCCGCGCTGGTATCCAAACCACCGGAAAAAGCAATACCAACACGCTGATTAATAGGAAGGTGTTTGAGAATAGTTGTCATCGATTAAATCCTGTATAAATTAGGTCTGTCTGGCAAAGGTTTCAATGCCTACATTGATATCGCAAAACTAGGGTTAGAGTCAAAGGTATTTTGCATATTTATGTGCATTGTATTGCATAACTATTTCATTTGCGTGCTGATGAAATGTGGTTTCATTTAAATTAATTCGCTGTTCTGTTATGATGTGCATATCGACTTTCATCGAGTATATACCTTAAATAATTCGAGTATATTAAGTTGAAAATTTTTTGCGAAAATGCATGGTATAAAAAGCGGAAATCCTATCGAGTGCTGTTTTGGCGGGAGATAACACCGCTGGCGATCCCGCTGTTTATTGAAGGTCTGTGCGTACTGCTGATGGGGGTGTTTAGCACTCTGTTGGTCAGTTGGTTGGGCAAAGAAGCTATGGCTGCAGTTGGGTTAGCCGACAGCTTTAATATGCTAATCGCCGCTTTTTTTGCCTCCGTGGCGCTCGGTACGTCAGTGGTGGTGTCATTCAGTTTGGGGCAACGTAAGCGGAAACAGGCACAAACCGCAGCACGCGAATCTATCTCTCTGTTGGTCTTAATCTCACTATTATTGGTGCTGCTGGTACATTTTGCCGGGGACGCCATTATCAATCTTATGGCCAGCCAGGCTGATCCTGAAGTCAAAATGATGGCGCTGACTTACCTGCATTTGACGGTGTGGAATTAT
It encodes the following:
- the argG gene encoding argininosuccinate synthase, whose product is MTTILKHLPINQRVGIAFSGGLDTSAALLWMQKKGAIPYAYTANLGQPDEEDYEAIPRKAMEYGAEKARLIDCRKQLVAEGIAAIQCGAFHNTTAGVTYFNTTPLGRAVTGTMLVAAMKEDGVNIWGDGSTYKGNDIERFYRYGLLTNAELKIYKPWLDTDFIDELGGRHEMSEFMIQSGFDYKMSTEKAYSTDSNMLGATHEAKDLEFLNSSVKIVNPIMGVKFWDENVVVKAEEVSVRFERGYPVALNGVVFEDSVELMMEANRIGGRHGLGMSDQIENRIIEAKSRGIYEAPGMALLHIAYERLLTGIHNEDTIEQYHANGRVLGRLLYQGRWFDPQALMLRDSAQRWVASEITGEVTLELRRGNDYSILNTVSDNLTYQPERLTMEKGDSVFSPDDRIGQLTMRNLDITDTRKKLFSYATTGLLSSSAEVGLPQVDNNNLGTRGIQDKNK